One Strix uralensis isolate ZFMK-TIS-50842 chromosome 9, bStrUra1, whole genome shotgun sequence DNA segment encodes these proteins:
- the LOC141946910 gene encoding G-protein coupled receptor 55-like, which yields MINSSRECNFTDIDRLAKTLRLGISIPTFILGLVLNALALSVFCCFWKKQTKTSVYMINLAIADVLLLLSLPLKLYYSITEAPGLLCSFIESLYFVNTYGSIFIIVCITVDRYICIKHPFEGRANQSPKWAILICCFIWAVAWLCSSPMYVFHKKDYFKCFYNMSEQAWSIPLIVSVEIFGFLIPLAVMVFCSAQNIWILLNHKSQAKKKVEGSGSLRVIIINLVVFLVCFTPVHLAICLQCLVRQHVIVDCSLKQTISLFIQVSMILANLNCCLDAIFYYFAAKEFREKTHLKKVIELCPVFKPCAT from the coding sequence atgaTCAACAGCAGCAGGGAATGCAATTTTACAGACATCGACAGATTAGCAAAGACCCTGCGGTTGGGGATCTCCATCCCAACCTTCATTCTTGGGTTGGTTCTCAATGCCCTGGCCCTCTCTGTATTCTGCTGCTTTTGGAAGAAACAGACCAAAACCTCAGTTTACATGATCAATCTCGCAATTGCAGATGTCTTGCTGCTTCTTTCGCTCCCGCTGAAGCTGTACTACTCTATCACAGAAGCTCCCGGACTCCTGTGCTCATTCATAGAGTCTCTCTATTTTGTCAACACATATGGCAGTATCTTCATCATTGTCTGCATTACTGTTGACAGATATATCTGCATAAAGCACCCATTTGAAGGTCGAGCTAACCAGTCCCCCAAATGGGCTATCTTGATTTGCTGCTTCATCTGGGCAGTAGCTTGGCTTTGCAGCAGCCCAATGTATGTATTTCacaagaaagattattttaaatgcttttacaaCATGTCAGAACAGGCATGGAGCATCCCCCTCATTGTTTCTGTGGAAATCTTTGGATTTCTGATCCCACTCGCAGTGATGGTTTTCTGCTCTGCCCAAAACATCTGGATTCTTCTGAATCACAAAAGTCAAGCTAAAAAGAAGGTAGAAGGCAGTGGCTCCTTACGAGTCATTATCATCAACCTCGTGGTGTTTTTGGTGTGCTTCACACCCGTCCACCTTGCGATCTGTCTACAGTGTCTGGTAAGACAGCATGTGATAGTGGACTGCAGCCTGAAACAAACCATCAGCCTCTTCATTCAGGTGTCAATGATATTAGCCAACCTGAACTGCTGCCTGGACGCCATCTTTTATTACTTTGCTGCAAAAGAATTTCGTGAGAAAACACACCTGAAGAAAGTTATTGAACTATGTCCTGTCTTTAAGCCTTGTGCCACATGA